From the Solanum stenotomum isolate F172 chromosome 4, ASM1918654v1, whole genome shotgun sequence genome, one window contains:
- the LOC125861244 gene encoding putative F-box/LRR-repeat protein At3g59230, which produces MAPRNQNEARNMAKRVCVDGEDRISELPVHIIHHILCRTDLDVEEAAISCMLSKRWYYCWTSRPNLIFDQFQGYKYRPLENYVKLVDQSLRFHVEQNLHLEQFILRYRDLEVDSHVDTWIELAVKLNVTELGIRRFGLTSYNLPDVIYDAKKLTTLQLSRCPITKSYRHMPIYQDSKVTVLSGYKQMSYFWPSTSQVFRC; this is translated from the exons ATGGCACCAAGAAATCAAAACGAAGCAAGAAATATGGCAAAAAGAGTTTGTGTTGATGGAGAAGACAGAATATCAGAATTGCCTGTGCATATCATTCATCACATCTTATGCCGCACTGACCTCGACGTCGAAGAGGCAGCGATAAGTTGTATGTTGTCCAAGAGATGGTACTATTGCTGGACTTCAAGACCTAATTTGATATTCGATCAATTTCAAGGCTACAAATATAGGCCCCTTGAAAACTATGTCAAGTTGGTTGATCAATCTCTGCGATTCCATGTCGAACAAAACTTACATCTTGAACAATTCATCCTTAGATATCGTGATCTAGAAGTGGATTCTCACGTGGATACTTGGATTGAATTGGCGGTTAAACTCAACGTCACAGAGCTGGGAATTCGCCGTTTCGGTTTAACATCATATAACTTACCTGATGTTATTTATGACGCTAAAAAGCTGACAACATTGCAGTTAAGCAG ATGCCCAATTACAAAGAGTTATCGACATATGCCCATCTATCAGGACTCTAAGGTTACAGTGTTGTCAGGGTATAAGCAAATGTCATATTTTTGGCCTAGTACATCTCAAGTATTTCGATGCTAG